A stretch of DNA from Carassius carassius chromosome 22, fCarCar2.1, whole genome shotgun sequence:
CGGCAGTCTGGAAGCTTCTTCCTCCTCATATCCACACAGGATCTCAATTTCATCCTGAGGAAGACTCCGAACTTGATCGAGGTTGGGATTAAAACTGCCCCGCTCTGGAACAGGAATAGCACAGGTCGATGAGAAGACCATAACCTCTCGGTCCAGTATTGGTTCAGAATGGTGAAGGGCGTGACACTGCTTGCCGATGAGAGGGGAGTGAGATGGGCTGTAGGGAGGAGTCGGAAGACCTGTGTCTGGATTTAAAATGCTTTCATTTCCAAATGAGGTGGAATTAAGGTCCAAATCCTGCTTGTCCCCCATCACACAACCTTCTACAGTGATGCTTAGTCTGTGGATTACAGAACAGCGGCCTATCGTCTCTTCTAAAGCAACACCTGCATCGCCTTCCATAGTGTGAGATGGTTCAGGCGGGGATGTACTTTGAGATTGCATTCGTGAGCTGGAGTCGCAGTTTCTTGGCATTTGGTGGGCAGAATTTGTATTGCACGACGGTATGTAAACGACTGAGGTGTAAAAACTTTCTTTAACGTTAGATGTTTGGGCTGCCGTATGTTTGGGGTCGCATTCTCTAGGCAGCGGAGTCAGGCCTAAACTCTTCCTGATCTCGGCACTCTTCAGCCAGAACTCCTCTACGACCTCTAACCTCTTGACAGGTGGGTTCTCAGGGTTCATCGATAGCTCAGATGTGGGAGTGGGGCCTGATTCTGGTGATTTCAAAGAGGGTGGGGACTCTACAGGTGACTGGTGCATTGAAATGGACTCTTCTTGTTCCTGTTGGTTGCATGGTTTGGACTCTCCGACTGAGCTGGTGTCTATATCTGTGTCATCACTGTATCCTTCAAATGACTCTGCTTATTTAAACAATGAAGggatgaagaaaaaaagtgttattaaaaTTTGAAAGAATTTCTAGATTAGTTTTTGAAACTTCTGAACAAAATAGTTTTGTGGGGGAAGCACTGCAGCCTTTCAGCTCCTCTTAAACAAGCAGTAACATAAATCAGCCTGAGAAAAGATAAGCTTGTAAAGAGGGTTCAATGGTACAAATAAGCTATAGAAAAGCTAATTGATTGTTTTGGAGGTTTTCCACTTTTGACAGATCCGTATTCTGGAACTATATTTCAAATCAGTTCTCCAACATATACAATGGCTGaataattgtttgttttaattagacatattaatttaaatatacaattatattaatttagaaatatacagtatatatatatatatatatatatatatatatacagtcgtggccaaaagttttgagaattacataaatattggaaattggaaaagttgctgcttaagtttttataatagcaatttgcatatactccagaatgttatgaagagtgatcagatgaattgcatagtccttctttgccatgaaaattaacttaatcccaaaaaaaactttccactgcatttcattgctgtcattaaaggacctgctgagatcatttcagttatCGTGtggttaactcaggtgagaatgttgacgagcacaaggcaggagatcattatgtcaggctgattgggttagaatggcagacttgacatgttaaaaggtgTCATTGtccttccattgttaaccatggtgacctgcaaagaaacgcgtgcagccatcattgcgttgcataaaaatggcttcacaggcaaggatattgtggctactaagattgcacctaaatcaacaatttataggatcatcaagaacttcaaggaaagaggttcaattcttgtaaagaaggcttcagggcgtccaataaagtccagcaagcgccaggatcgtctcctaaagaggattcagctgcgggatcggagtgccaccagtgcagagcttgctcaggaatggcagcaggcaggtgtgagcgcatctgctcgcacagtgaggccaagacttttggaagatggcctggtgtcaagaagggcagcaaagaagccacttctctccaaaaaaaaacatcagggacagattgatcttctgcagaaagtatagtgaatggactgctgaggactggggcaaagtcatattctccgatgaagcccctttccgattgtttggggcatctggaaaaaggcttgtccggagaagaaaaggtgagtgctaccatcagtcctgtgtcatgccaacagtaaagcatcctgacaccattaatgtgtgggttgcttctcatccaagggagtgggctcactcacaattctgcccaaaaacacagccatgaataaagaatggtaccaaaacaccctccaacagcaacttcttccaacaatccaacaagtttggtgaagaacaatgcattttccagatcAATgggatcttaatcccattgagtcAACTCAATCCTCAAGAaatgggtggacaaacaaaaacccactaattctgacaaactccaagaagtgattatgaaagaatgggttgctatcagtcaggatttggcccagaagttgattgagagcatgcccagtcgaattgcagaggtcctgaaaaagaagggccaacactgcaaatactaactctttgcataaatgtcatgtaattgtcgataaaagcctttgaaacgtatgaagtgcttgtaattatatttcaatacttcacagaaacaactgaaacaaagatctaaaagcagtttagcagcaaaccttttgaaaactaatatttatgtaattctcaaaacttttggccacgactgtatatatataacgatcggccgatcgttagcATGTGCTAACCAGACAGTGAATTAAAGatgttttttgttatttctgtTGTGGCAAACTACAAAGCCTCACCCCTTAGTGAAATCTTACTGGTTCAGAATCTTACACATAGCAAATATGTTAGGATTGGTAGTGATTGTTTGCATTGTGCAGCATTATTGCTTTCTGTGTGGGCAGAAAAATTACAATATGAAAACATGTCATGCTGTGCCTGGTTAGGACACGGTTCAAGTTAGATACCaatttgcaaaatatacaaaacaGGCAAACCAAAACAACTGCAAAATATTTCTATAGCATaaccaaaaactaaaaatgtcaactgcaaaatatacaaacataaaaaaatgcaccATTTATCATGCAAATGAAATAACCAgcaaacaaatcttttaggttAAAATGATGCAACTAAGGCTAATGAAGGCCATCGATTGTCTTCAGAGGCGGTACTACCTTTAACAAACTCCGCCTCCTCTTCCTCAAGCCACACCCCTGAGAGCCGTTCCCTCTGCCAAGGGCAGTACTCACCCTCTACATATCAACACACcccataatacacacacatacagtggtgAATACACAACAATAAACATACAAACAAGCATGACAACATTCACcttgcacacaaacacataaacatatTGTGGAACTATAACACAAAAACAGATAAAGACAGACATTAAATTGAACACTACCTCATCTTAAGATGATTTTTCTGAAATAAACAAGCTATATAGTTTATAAAGAGATTGAATAGAAACAAAAACCCACCATCACTAGAATCTCCCTCGTCTTGACTTTCTTCTGAAACTCCTCctccttcttcttcctcttcctcctcatcctcatcttcGGCATTAACTTCCTCTTGATTTTCCTGgttctctcctccctcttcctCCTTTAGCTCCTTCCCCaggtctaactctctctctccattgGTCCTGATGTTTGGCTCCTCCTCCTTCCAGGCAAGCTCCTCCTCCTCAAGGTCTGACTCAGAGCTACTGAAGACCCCAAAAAGAGACCGAGTTAGCCAGGGAAAACATGACAGTAAATTTTAGTAGCAAAACAGGAGTATGTTTGGATACCTGGACTGCTCCTCTGTGTTTTTATCCTTCATGCTGGTGCTGAGGTTGTGCTGTGCAAGCGTCTCCTCTGGGACATCCTGCAGTGGGCTGTCCTGTTGCTTTGGACAGGGTTTGTAGTTCTCCAGCTCAATGCGTTCTGGGGTACCACACAGTCTCTTGGCCTGGATGGATACCATATCTGGGTGGGCGATGGAGGACCAGCTGTCTATTGGGGTGGTTGTGCCTAGAGAGGATAAAGACGTGGAAGCCGAAGATGGAGCAGGGGGAGCCTgaagaaacagaaacacacacaagtcTGCATTACACaacaactttttaaatatttcatatttcatatgttTGAATGCAGAATAAACAAATTATAGAGTTATATATGTGTgggtgtaaatatatatatatatatacacaaaaaaaatataataataataataataataatattatatatatatatatatatatatatgtatatatataaaataaattaaacatttaataaatacattacaaaCTATGGTGCATGTtatactattttaaaaaaattgcttcctatttttacataaaattattagACATTTTGACATATATAGTCATTATACTGATAATGCGTGTGTActgtaaaacatacatttttaaatgttatatttatctaAGAATGGGCACATAGAGGATCTAAAAGAAGTATAGTGGTGATATTGATGAGTGATGAGGTTACCGGAGTAGGTCGAGGGGTCACAGGTGGGGCCGGTCTCTTTCTctgagccattctgaagctgaaGTGGTGCTTACAGTAAAACTTCCCTGTACAAACCAAAAGAAAGGATAAGACGTGACAATAAAAAAAGTAGCTGATGCAGGGAGTTGATGTCTTATTTATACCGTAGTTTAAAGTCTGTCTGAATGTCACCTCTTTTTGTAAACTTGAAGTATTCGAATAATGTGATCTGTACGACCCTATCACTTGGAACTTTTTGGTGTTTTGATTCCTATTTGAAAAAAACGCATTTTGCTGAGGGcctttaatttgtgtgtgtgcccTACTGTCATTGTCGCACAACAATAAAAGCCCTGTCCCAACAGACACATATTTCAGACCTTATGACTGTGCATCGATAACAAAAGAGCAGTTTGTTTTGCCGAAAACAGTCGCCTACAGGAACACAGAACAacagggcattttttttttacacactgtaTCGCCCATCTTGTGACAACAAGCTAAAAAGCTTAACACCTATTGTTTTTGATATGAGCATAAAATCTTAAAAACCCTAAATACTGCAAATGTATGAAGTGGTTAATCATGCACACACGCACCATGTAGCTGGTCATAAGCATAGTTGGACAAGCGTAACGTGGTGCTGCAGTGGTCACACTGGAAGCAGCTCCTGTGGAAGAACTTTCCCTCCGCGCTCAGCCTTTCCATGACATAAACACGACGGCCACAGAAATAACACACATCGCTGCCGCCCATATTCACAGGAAACTCCTTTTGATACCCCTACAGGTGAGAAGCCAAGGGTCAAGACTCAAAATAAAGATGCTTAACATGGGCAATTACAGCAGTCAGGACAGAACTGGGGTGACAGTGTGCGTTCAAACATTTTTTGGATTAGTATTAGTTATTATAATtactgtgttatttattttttattatttaatatttcattcatatattgcattctattttattttttcatttgaatagaaaataatattaatatgccAAATAAAATATGGATAACATAATGGAATGTTCCAAACAAAGTCACCGATTTAACCACATGCCATAAACACAAGTTTGAtcatttcaataaattacatttgattgcAGCACTTCCATGGAACAACACTTTGGTTGTGATGAATATAACAATGGCGTAAAGCATTGAGCCTTCTTAGAGAAACTGGATTACAGCAGGAACTTACACACTCACAGTAATTAGTAAAAATAACACCAGCGCTGGGTTATAGACCTCATACACACAGTAATAAAGGCACTTAAAGGGACACAAGGACATATACATTGTTAGGGAAGATCTGACACAGCACTACAGGTGAACTCTTACCAACTCCCTCCTCATGGGAGCCTGATCCTGCTGACTCTGAATCTGATTGGCTATCTGCTGAGCCAATGAGCTCACTCCGCCCGTATACATCTGAATGTAGCTCTACAAATCAAAAGATGAGCACGGAAATCAAGCAGGAATGCAAAATGCTTCTGAGATGAAAACCATCACAAAGACAAAAGAAATGATGTATGAATATTCATATGAGAGCACAAAGGTGTGGAGATGACAGATTGGTcttaaaaaaaatagagaaagGCAACAAAAAtgaatactattattatttactatatactaattttaaagtttatagtatatagtttgttgttttatgtgcattgtagcactttgaggtcattgaattgatgtaaagtgcgttacaaataaaatgtattattatattattattattactataaagaTAACCATAACAACAGCTATATTATTGGTAAAACTGGTTTTTGATTGAAATTTGTCTGTAAATGTTTTCATCATTAATcaactggggaaaaaaatcattctgaaagtgattttgacagtgaaagtgaatctatctctccatccatccatccataaatcaatataaataaaCCTGTCAGTCGAAGGCAAAGTCAGTAAGAAGCATAGAGGATTAGATAGAGAAAATAAATGATCCTGTTTGAGATTCTTCAGTTAAGGCCCTCAAAAAAATCACGTCCCATGGCTTCTAGTCCCTGATAGGCTGTTGAGCCCCAGCCAGTTCACGCACAGAGCTCCTTCATTACTTAAAACAGAACCAGATTAGCCATTGTTATGCAAAATGTACACTACTGGACCCATTTCATCTCATAGTACAGGTGTGTTTTTACCTTCACGCTTTAAATTGGCAGAGAGTGaactttgacttttttttgcaGCGGAAACTCATCAGCTCCTGCTGTGTTGTTTGCTTTTTCTTAAGTAGGGTTGGtggtatggaagcacatgggtagcgatattcaatttgcaatgtaatatgcaaaatgacaatgcaatatgtaaaatgacaatgcatttctgtatttacatttaatatgtaaaatgaataataactaattttaacgctttataagttgcaaaattaaaatgaaaatgtattacagaaattattagatatgtataacatgttcaagcaaaaactgtggcaaaattatcatttaaatgctatttttcttaaatgcattaacactcacagtcaagacacttacgattgcattttcattcaatgtcccgcaatgaatgtagcaaaattcaatgtgcacattgaaaatgcattctgagccgatcacgtgtccgccccctcgcgccatgtcaatcactgcgtgaacaaggcggggcttgcagaaggtcagagactcaaatctcaagaagaggattcaagtgagagaacatggacaagacagttggtccgtgtacgttttgatcatttcagtttatggctttaatatttcattcgcactggtaggcagggctgaaacgctgctttcatctgattggtcgaatcgctccagcttcagctaggtcttttcattctttcaggcagaataagagtcagtgcgagtgtgacactgtaatgtctgaaaccaccgctcactgttaattagcataatatttgaatccgatgtagctgggcacataattcgtgctgctgagacctgcaaattatttcttggttgtagtattgtatgaatattgtcccactgataaatacagtgcaaatagttctgtctctttggaaaaaagtgaagtggaaataaaaatcaataatagactgaacagtaccatgtctgtaacatttaccactctcatcttttaagtcataaggcactaggtatgtgtgtgtgacattaataaataattgtaaaaaattaatatagttacatttctaaaaaaaaaaatattaaaattagctctatgctgctcagtgctcctttagcctaccccagagcgccctctcgcggctgtagacggtaatgttttctcttggttctgaataaatgcgacttatatatgtttttttcctcgtcatgacgtgtttttggactgatgcaacttataccgaaaaatacgagttccattattattattatttattatgagagtaactgacacagactagaactttaatgtttcaccaaattcagctcagatcttcagactcgtctgactcgtattgctgtataactggccagacttaccttcccaaaaaatcctatttaattttatttcataaatttaactatatttatttccacttcactgttatccaaggagacagaactatttgcactgtttttatcagtgggacaatatttatacaatactataacctagaaataatttaacggggtctcttgcaagtcgcagcagcacgaattatgtgcccagctacatatgattcaaatattatgctaattaacagttagcggtggtttcagacattaaagtgcttcactcgcactgactcttattctgcctgaaagaatggaaagaccgagttgaaagtggagcgattcgaccaatcagatgaaagcagcgtttcagctccgcccacaagtgcgaatgaaatattgaagccataaaccgaaatgatcaaaacgtacacggaccaactgtcttgtccatgttctctcacttgaatcctcttcttgagatttgagtctctgaccttctgcaagccccgccttgttcacgcagtgattgacatggcgggagggggcggagacgtgatcggctcggaatgccttttcaatgtgcacattgaattttgctacattcattgcgggacactgaatgaaaatgcaatcgtaagtgtcttgactgtgagtgttaatgcatttaagaaaaatagcatttaaatgataattttgccacagtttttgcttgaacatgttatacatatctaataatttctttaatacattttaattttaattttgcaacttataaagcgttaaaatttgtattcattttacatattaaaactggtgtatgaaatgccaaatgaaaattatgtaatttaattttcattttgcaccaaacgttgcacaaatgtattggaaaatttaaaaataaatacagaaatgcattgccattttacatattgcattgtcattttgcatattacattgcatatTGAATATCGCTATCCATGTGCTTCCATATGGTGGACATTAAATGGTTATTCAAATGATTATTATGCAGTCTtctaataaatctaataaaacacCTTATCAACTCTGCCTGAAGGTTTTGCCAATTCTAGTTCAACCTGTTAAAGTGTGTTTGCTAAGTTTGTGCAGGAGCCACTCGATGAATCAGCAGCTTTCGTTGATGAGCAAGGTGAGCTAATTCACTCAATATTAGGAAAACATCACAAAATCACATGACTAAAAGGCAGTGTGACACTATCACAAATAAAACTATATACTCCATCTTCTATCCAAAATTTTTTTGAGTGACTATTAAAACAGATTGACACGATGAAGCATTAAATCCTTTctcctgcttgtgttttttttttttaaagcaaaaaaaacaaaattgtgttGCACCTCGTCAGGACATAGTGTAACTTAACTTGTAAacaaatatatgcatgtacaagCAAACACACCTTTTTACATGTAAAAGCACACATGCATCACACAAATACTCACACACCTGTCGGCGTGTTGCAGTGGCTGAGGCTGACAGTGAGTTCTCCTCAAATTTAGCCAGCAGTTGCATTGCCATGGACCGAACCTTGCTGTGACTCTCAGCGACCTTTGGTTCTGAACCAGGAGTTAATTCtgaagtcttgttttctttggTATCATGAGGAACGTCCTCCTATATCAGGAAAATATCCCAGAGAATCAACATAAACGTTATGCTTAATAgatcaaaaaatacattatatataccaCATACAGTATAGTATACAgtactacagtatatatatacagtacagaccaaaagtttggagacattactatttttaatgtttttgaaagaagtttcttctgctcatcaagcctgcatttatttgatctaaaatacagggggaaaaaaaattaatattgtgatatattattacaatttaaaataattgtttttaaatttattatactttaaattatcatttatttctgtgatgcaaagctgaatttttaggaccattatcacatgatcctttagaaattattctaatatgatgattcattatcaaagttggaaacagttctgctgcttaatattttttcagaacatgtgatacttttttaggatactttgatgaataaaaagtaaaaaaaaaaaaaaaagaagctatgtttttaaaatataaatattttgtaataacaatatacactactggtcagttatttggggtcagtagtttttttttctttcttttttttaataaaatcaatacttttattcagcaaggatgtgttaaattgataaaaattttaatgatgctgaaaattcagctttgcatcacaggaataattttttttgaagtatattcaaatagaaaacttattttaagttgtaataatatttcacaatattactgttttttctgtatttttgatcaaataaatgcaggcttgatgagcagaagaaacttctttaaaaaacataaaaaatagtaatgtttccaaacttttggtctgtactgtatatatatatattgtgtcaaAACAACTCACCTCCACTGACTGGCCAGTCTGGCTTGTTCTCCTTCTCTTTCCAACACTATCTGTTTCCTTCTCTTTCTTATCCTGAAAAACAGCACATCTTAACATATGGGTAACGGCTGATAAAAGACTGTTGTgtaattgtgagtgtgtgtggaccTTGGGATTGCGTTTGCGGGACAGACTCTGTCCCAGTTTGCTGAGCAGTGAGATGGGTGACCTGGTGCTAGAGAACAGAACAGCTTTCTCTTCTGAGCTCAGGTTTCCTggtcagagagagaaaaaaagtgtgtatataaataaacataaaaggtCAGAAATATtacgaaaataaaataaacaaataatgccCTATTCCTGACCACCAGCTGGCGCTGTGTCTTTGAGGAGCTCATAAAGTTGACTGAGGTACATGACCATGCTAAGAGAGTCGCTCTCTTCCAGCGTGCTCATCTCCTTGCCGGTCATTATAGGACAAATACCAAATTCCTGCTCCGCCATGTCCAAACCCAACTGACCATTGAGCTCCGCCTCACTCTCCTCCAGAGACGCAAAATCACTGCAAGAAACAAAGACGCTAGTGTCAGAGTCACACATTCAGAAAACCTCAATGCAATAAAACAATCAACCCACACTTGAATTACTAAATTTCCTTTTGAAGGACTGAAAGATTTTCAGTTTTTAGCTTGAGCCCATCAATATAATAGTATCTATAGAGGACTGGGAGAGTTACATtagtatataaacatttatttaatgagtTAACAAATATATACTACATAGATAAATAATCAAATATGACAACAAATACACAAGTCTGACTGAAAATGTCAATTACAtgtaattgattttatttattgacAACTATACACTGTCAATAAATAACTATAAATTTCATAGAaatcataaaatatgttatatttttactgacacgtgatctatttatttatttatattttcattaaatctTTATTAATATAGCACTCTTAAATCCTCTAGTCCGACAGAAAATCTAATttacatgcaatttatttattgacAAATTTCCCCCAAAAAAATTTTTATAGTGTGAAGAAATAAATAACctcatgcaataaataaataataaaatatgtatttatattatgatgtaattaaatatattaaatatattatttataaatacatttaataatatgtaatatatttatatgtatatttatttattgacacaTTTCATGATCTATTTAGCTACTGAtgcttttaatgaaatatttattaatatggcACTCCCAAATcccccataaataaataaataaattataaatatatatatatatatatatatatatatatatatatatatatatatatatatatatatatatatatatatatatataattgttttatttttaccaaatatacatatttaaaatggcCCCTTCTGGGAAGCAGACCAAAAATATTTGTGCCACAGTTTCATCAAATACATTTTCATCCAATAAAATGCTGGCAATAGAAAGCAGCAACCCATAGTTTTACCAATGTGTGAAATAAACCAGTTTACCAGTCCAGATCTTTTACCACAACGCCACAACCCTTGTTCTTATTAGTAAAGAGTGTGAACTCACATGAGGTCAGGTCTGAATCTGTGAATGAGAGCGCACAGGGCCAGGCCGCTTCTCCAGGAAGTTGTGAAGTCCATCACACACACGTTAATGTAACCGAGTGTTTGCTCCTGACACCAGCTCAGCAGCTTACTGTAACGAGCCACTGActctacacacacagacagcatgTTAGATTGTGTATGAATGTATATGTGGGAGACAGTATATATGAGGTCACGCATACCTTGGCGTGTAAGTCTTGGGTGTGGAGAGCTGACTGCGTCAAGGCTCAAGATCGGCCTCTCACCTGTGTCTATGAGATGACACACCTGCACACATATGTTCAACATCATCATGATCACCATCACTGATTGTGACTTGACCAGAACTGCAAGTTTCTAACCTGAGCAGCGCCGATGAGTTGCATATTGATGTTGGGATAGCGGCTAGCAGGATCCATGCTGTATTGGCTGTGGTTTTTACTGATGTTTTCTGGAGTTGTCTGAGGAAGCAACCGATATACACTCTCTCTGAGACGGGGAAGATACAGAGGGGGTATAAGAACAGAATCTTATATTGTCAAAACTGTTTGTTCATAAATCTGCCTTGACTTTATCCAGAATCTGACCTCTCAGCCAGAACCTGTGAAGGGGTGTTGCCCTGACCCCAGCTGCGAACCATCCAGGCCGTGTCCATGGCTCCCAGGAAGCCCCGAGCAATTCCTGTTCCCATTGGCCAGAACGGCTATAGGAAAAAGAGCTGTGTAAATACACTTAAATGCTTAAAATGAGGAAAAACAGAGCAAACAACTCAGGAAAATATCGCAGATGTTTTCagaatgt
This window harbors:
- the LOC132098788 gene encoding protein-methionine sulfoxide oxidase mical3b-like isoform X1; amino-acid sequence: MWDGQSKTCHVHALFDVFVQAVTCRETLRAFQELCEELKLHPGGQPQFYHTLRSRLHYWKAKALWAKLDKRASQREYMRGHACTNTTCLIIGAGPCGLRTAIELRFLGARVVLVEKRDTFSRNNVLHLWPFTIQDLRGLGAKKFYGKFCAGAIDHISIRQLQLMLLKVALLLGVEIYVNVEFKHLVEPPENQEKRVGWRAEVHPSSHPVSQLEFDVVIGADGRRNTLPGFRRKEFRGKLAIAVTANFINRNTTAEAKVEEISGVAFIFNQRFFQDLRQATGIDLENIVYYKDDTHYFVMTAKKQSLLEKGVILRDYADTEMLLSRDNVDQNALLSYAHEAADFSTNHQLPTLDFAINHYGEPDVAMFDFTCMYASENAAMVRQRRGHPLLVALVGDSLLEPFWPMGTGIARGFLGAMDTAWMVRSWGQGNTPSQVLAERESVYRLLPQTTPENISKNHSQYSMDPASRYPNINMQLIGAAQVCHLIDTGERPILSLDAVSSPHPRLTRQGMRDLIYTVSHIYIHTQSNMLSVCVESVARYSKLLSWCQEQTLGYINVCVMDFTTSWRSGLALCALIHRFRPDLIDFASLEESEAELNGQLGLDMAEQEFGICPIMTGKEMSTLEESDSLSMVMYLSQLYELLKDTAPAGGNLSSEEKAVLFSSTRSPISLLSKLGQSLSRKRNPKDKKEKETDSVGKRRRTSQTGQSVEEDVPHDTKENKTSELTPGSEPKVAESHSKVRSMAMQLLAKFEENSLSASATATRRQSYIQMYTGGVSSLAQQIANQIQSQQDQAPMRRELGYQKEFPVNMGGSDVCYFCGRRVYVMERLSAEGKFFHRSCFQCDHCSTTLRLSNYAYDQLHGKFYCKHHFSFRMAQRKRPAPPVTPRPTPAPPAPSSASTSLSSLGTTTPIDSWSSIAHPDMVSIQAKRLCGTPERIELENYKPCPKQQDSPLQDVPEETLAQHNLSTSMKDKNTEEQSSSSESDLEEEELAWKEEEPNIRTNGERELDLGKELKEEEGGENQENQEEVNAEDEDEEEEEEEGGGVSEESQDEGDSSDEGEYCPWQRERLSGVWLEEEEAEFVKAESFEGYSDDTDIDTSSVGESKPCNQQEQEESISMHQSPVESPPSLKSPESGPTPTSELSMNPENPPVKRLEVVEEFWLKSAEIRKSLGLTPLPRECDPKHTAAQTSNVKESFYTSVVYIPSCNTNSAHQMPRNCDSSSRMQSQSTSPPEPSHTMEGDAGVALEETIGRCSVIHRLSITVEGCVMGDKQDLDLNSTSFGNESILNPDTGLPTPPYSPSHSPLIGKQCHALHHSEPILDREVMVFSSTCAIPVPERGSFNPNLDQVRSLPQDEIEILCGYEEEEASRLPERSGVSETRDMASKMDNCRLEHRRTLPDRMVAPLLAGGPEVRSEIKLWGADTCVEEKEKKCNSLFSPRKSRKSVNAVTETQQEPGKHKSLWKTVCSVYKKDKKRKEAVMVTKTLPVATNAESKRKVSGINRTSDLCFRKNQSFSEDTDLSCHALLERCPLRAQRAETEEELNAKLIRRVQIAARRQAKQEELRRLHRAQIIQRQLEQVEVKQRQLEEKGIAVEKALRGEAVEPFLGSPRRRPVYLCPCCSSEEAKAKGTEHDHSVYVCTVFFLYVVQEPPLHQLRMGKKDDPSLMHQWFKLVQEKNALVRYESELMIFARELELEDRQSRLQQELRERMAVDDHLKGEDELAEERHILSEILDVVEQRDALVALLEEQRLREKEEDSDLEAIMLSKGFSLHWD